A portion of the Microlunatus phosphovorus NM-1 genome contains these proteins:
- a CDS encoding glycosyltransferase family 87 protein, whose translation MSSAEPTPAADSSRERSGLVGWWQARRSGRTVVIAWLVTRLLMLVVMTILDTTNKTRPVTGDVLYYQRKIVGLFEVGLPGTMMEYPTPVVWILTLPYGAGFGSQVGYVVAFVILMLALDAAFTYALWRSAGRRHDLAVDFWIAFVFLVGPLSYGRFDIIPAVLAGGALLAARTRPWIAGALIGLGAAIKLWPALLIPALMADKQRRKPTAIGFVVVGFGLALVSLIAGGMTRLFSPLTWQSDRGLQIESVWASPLMLVRMVDPQGWLVEISKYQAFEIFGPGVGVWQTASNIATVAGLVTIVLLWVRAFRVRGGVSPVAVALVVLATVAMMIITNKTLSPQYLLWLGGPVAALLLLRTQAATPGLRRWIVRLAVAALVLAGLTQLVYPLLYDSYLNLTGPVGLVVATLVTTVRNLGLLGYTVATVFLAWRTTSSSPATPSPAADAGR comes from the coding sequence GTGTCAAGCGCCGAACCCACGCCCGCCGCGGACAGCTCCCGGGAGAGATCGGGACTGGTCGGCTGGTGGCAGGCCCGCCGCAGCGGCCGAACAGTCGTCATCGCCTGGCTGGTGACGCGGCTGCTGATGCTCGTCGTGATGACCATCCTCGACACCACGAACAAGACCCGCCCGGTCACCGGTGACGTCCTCTACTACCAGCGCAAGATCGTCGGGCTGTTCGAGGTCGGCCTGCCGGGCACGATGATGGAGTACCCGACGCCGGTGGTGTGGATCCTCACGCTCCCGTACGGTGCCGGGTTCGGCAGCCAGGTCGGCTACGTGGTCGCGTTCGTCATCTTGATGCTGGCCCTCGACGCCGCCTTCACGTACGCGCTCTGGCGCAGCGCCGGCCGGCGGCACGACCTGGCCGTCGACTTCTGGATCGCGTTCGTCTTCCTGGTCGGACCGCTCAGCTACGGGCGGTTCGACATCATCCCGGCCGTACTGGCCGGCGGGGCTTTGCTGGCCGCGCGCACCCGGCCCTGGATAGCCGGCGCGCTGATCGGGCTCGGGGCGGCGATCAAGCTCTGGCCGGCGCTGCTCATCCCGGCACTGATGGCGGACAAGCAGCGGCGCAAACCGACCGCGATCGGCTTCGTCGTGGTCGGCTTCGGCCTGGCGTTGGTCAGCCTGATCGCCGGCGGGATGACCCGGCTGTTCTCGCCCCTGACCTGGCAGTCCGACCGAGGCCTGCAGATCGAGTCGGTCTGGGCCAGCCCGTTGATGCTGGTCCGGATGGTCGACCCGCAGGGCTGGCTGGTGGAGATCTCGAAGTACCAGGCGTTCGAGATCTTCGGTCCCGGCGTCGGTGTGTGGCAGACGGCGAGCAACATTGCCACCGTGGCCGGCCTGGTGACCATCGTGCTGCTGTGGGTCCGCGCCTTCCGGGTGCGCGGCGGTGTCTCACCGGTCGCCGTTGCCCTGGTGGTGCTCGCGACGGTCGCGATGATGATCATCACCAACAAGACCCTCAGCCCCCAGTACCTGCTCTGGCTGGGCGGCCCGGTCGCCGCGCTGCTGCTGCTCCGGACCCAGGCAGCCACCCCTGGGCTGCGCCGCTGGATCGTCCGGCTCGCAGTGGCCGCGCTCGTGCTCGCCGGGCTCACCCAGCTGGTCTACCCGCTGCTGTACGACAGCTATCTGAACCTCACCGGGCCGGTCGGGCTGGTGGTCGCCACCCTGGTGACCACCGTCCGCAACCTCGGTCTGCTCGGCTACACCGTCGCCACGGTGTTCCTGGCCTGGCGGACTACTTCATCGTCCCCTGCGACACCGAGCCCTGCAGCTGACGCTGGAAGATGA
- a CDS encoding carbohydrate ABC transporter permease gives MNTVTSPVGSASEESTELRQQTTSSGEKAFLGITHAVLVLWSVIVIGPMLWTLVTSFKTTREIFSSPFSLPQGLHLQNYVNAWTTAGIGNYFFNTVLVVGSALVIVMVLGSMCAYGLARFQFPGSKVIYYLMLAGLTFPIFLAIVPLFFTLKNLGLLNTLPGLTLTYVAFALPFTVFFLFAFFKALPYEISEAAYLDGAGEWATFFLVMLPMARNGFASVAIFNFLGLWNQFLIPVAINTNVDNYVLSQGMAAFASQAGYAVDFGALFAAVVITVTPVLVVYIIFQRQLQGSVSQGTMK, from the coding sequence ATGAACACTGTGACCTCGCCGGTCGGATCGGCGTCCGAGGAGTCGACCGAGCTGCGGCAGCAGACCACCTCGTCAGGGGAGAAGGCGTTCCTCGGGATCACCCACGCGGTCCTGGTCCTCTGGTCGGTCATTGTCATCGGCCCCATGCTCTGGACGCTGGTCACCTCGTTCAAGACCACCCGGGAGATCTTCTCCTCACCGTTCTCGCTGCCACAGGGTCTGCATCTGCAGAACTACGTCAACGCCTGGACCACGGCCGGCATCGGGAACTACTTCTTCAACACGGTCCTGGTCGTCGGCTCGGCGCTGGTGATCGTGATGGTGCTCGGGTCGATGTGTGCGTACGGGCTGGCCCGGTTCCAGTTTCCCGGCAGCAAGGTCATCTACTACCTGATGCTGGCCGGTCTGACCTTCCCGATCTTCCTGGCCATCGTGCCGCTGTTCTTCACCCTGAAGAACCTGGGCCTGCTGAACACGCTGCCCGGGCTGACGCTGACGTACGTCGCGTTCGCGCTGCCGTTCACGGTGTTCTTCCTGTTCGCCTTCTTCAAGGCGCTACCGTACGAGATCTCCGAGGCCGCGTACCTGGACGGGGCGGGGGAGTGGGCCACCTTCTTCCTGGTGATGCTGCCGATGGCCCGGAACGGCTTCGCCTCGGTGGCGATCTTCAACTTCCTCGGGCTGTGGAACCAGTTCCTCATCCCGGTAGCGATCAACACCAACGTCGACAACTACGTGCTGAGCCAGGGGATGGCGGCGTTCGCCTCGCAGGCCGGCTACGCGGTCGACTTCGGCGCGCTGTTCGCGGCCGTGGTGATCACGGTGACGCCGGTGCTGGTCGTCTACATCATCTTCCAGCGTCAGCTGCAGGGCTCGGTGTCGCAGGGGACGATGAAGTAG
- a CDS encoding carbohydrate ABC transporter permease, with protein MTTTATQPVPGGDLVSARRRRAGRWTFDKASFMAVFLGLPLVIYLVFVVSPFAQAVYYSLTDWSGFSPTQNFIGLRNFERVFTDDIFLKSLRNNIVLAIVLPVVTLTLSFALASLITVGGSMRGQTRGLKASGFYRTVSFFPYVIPAIVIGIMWSQIYDPSNGLLNGILTALGFEMFESFPWLGDERTAMAATIFVIVWSMVGFYMVLFVAAIKDVPAETFEAARIDGAGRFRIAISITLPLIRDNVQTAWIYLGILALDAFVYMAALNPGGGPNNSTLVMAQQLFTTAFTKGQFGLACAMGVVLAGVTLLFAALVFAVSRLLGGKDDGRR; from the coding sequence GTGACCACAACGGCCACCCAGCCGGTGCCGGGCGGGGACCTCGTCTCCGCCCGGCGCCGGCGTGCCGGCCGGTGGACGTTCGACAAGGCCAGCTTCATGGCCGTCTTCCTCGGCCTGCCGCTGGTGATCTACCTGGTCTTCGTCGTCTCGCCCTTCGCCCAGGCTGTCTACTACTCGCTGACCGACTGGTCGGGGTTCAGCCCGACCCAGAACTTCATCGGACTGCGCAACTTCGAGCGGGTGTTCACTGACGACATCTTCTTGAAGTCGCTGCGCAACAACATCGTGCTGGCGATCGTGCTGCCCGTCGTCACGCTCACCCTCAGCTTCGCGCTCGCCTCTCTCATCACCGTCGGCGGCAGCATGCGCGGCCAGACCAGAGGTCTGAAGGCATCCGGGTTCTACCGGACCGTCTCGTTCTTCCCGTACGTGATCCCGGCCATCGTGATCGGCATCATGTGGAGCCAGATCTACGATCCCAGCAACGGGCTGCTGAACGGCATCCTGACCGCGCTGGGGTTCGAGATGTTCGAGTCCTTCCCCTGGCTCGGCGACGAGCGGACGGCGATGGCAGCCACCATCTTCGTGATCGTGTGGAGCATGGTCGGCTTCTACATGGTGTTGTTCGTGGCCGCCATCAAGGACGTGCCGGCCGAGACCTTCGAGGCGGCCCGGATCGACGGCGCCGGACGGTTCCGGATCGCCATCTCCATCACGCTGCCACTGATCCGCGACAACGTCCAGACGGCGTGGATCTATCTCGGCATCCTCGCCTTGGACGCCTTCGTCTACATGGCCGCGCTGAACCCCGGTGGCGGGCCCAACAACTCGACCCTGGTGATGGCGCAGCAGCTGTTCACCACTGCCTTCACCAAGGGCCAGTTCGGACTAGCCTGCGCGATGGGCGTGGTACTTGCCGGTGTGACCTTGCTGTTCGCGGCACTGGTCTTCGCTGTGAGCCGGCTGCTTGGCGGGAAGGATGACGGCCGCCGATGA
- the ngcE gene encoding N-acetylglucosamine/diacetylchitobiose ABC transporter substrate-binding protein, translating into MTVDKTPLQRRQFLKFALAAAAVAPLAGTLASCAASGGSETPSSTETGAVSAENPFGVAANSTVDAVIFNGGYGIDYVEFAANQMEQLHPGVTVKVSPSTKIAQELQPRFVAGDPPDLIDNSGAGAIGISTIIDQLEDLTSVVDAPNVEGTKIRDTLFGGVLEPGTFDGKLAAINYALTVYALWYSASLFEENGWTPPKTWDEAYELGTKAKEKKKYLFVWGKEAATYYQTLAISSAIKQGGDEVRLSLENLKPDCWSQQAVQEVFTAMKKIIDAGMFKPGGSGTQFTAAQAQWSNDEDALLYPSGSWIENEMKDQTKEGFEMTGSPEPTVSSSSAMPFTALHSTAGEPYVVPTQGKNVAGGKELLRVMLSKDAATNFAKTKLAPTVVKGTVPPDGFGSTALVSQTDMLSAAGNDIFSWQFVEYYGMNSDQLVLWNTFLDGKSSVADLTKGLQQITDKVASDDSVKKIEIK; encoded by the coding sequence ATGACAGTCGACAAGACCCCGCTGCAAAGGCGACAGTTCCTGAAGTTCGCACTGGCCGCCGCTGCGGTGGCTCCGCTGGCCGGCACGCTTGCCTCTTGCGCAGCGAGCGGTGGCAGCGAGACACCTAGCAGCACCGAGACCGGAGCGGTCTCGGCGGAGAACCCGTTCGGTGTGGCGGCCAACAGCACGGTCGATGCGGTCATCTTCAACGGTGGCTACGGCATCGACTACGTCGAGTTCGCCGCCAACCAGATGGAGCAGCTGCACCCAGGCGTCACCGTCAAGGTCTCACCGTCGACCAAGATCGCCCAGGAGCTGCAGCCGCGGTTCGTGGCTGGAGACCCGCCGGACCTGATCGACAACTCCGGCGCCGGGGCGATCGGTATCAGCACGATCATCGACCAGCTCGAGGACCTCACCTCGGTGGTCGACGCCCCGAACGTAGAAGGCACCAAGATCCGCGACACCCTGTTCGGCGGTGTGCTGGAGCCAGGCACCTTCGACGGCAAGCTGGCCGCGATCAACTACGCGCTCACGGTGTACGCGCTGTGGTACTCGGCATCCCTGTTCGAGGAGAACGGCTGGACCCCGCCCAAGACCTGGGACGAGGCGTACGAGCTCGGCACCAAGGCCAAGGAGAAGAAGAAGTACCTGTTCGTCTGGGGTAAGGAGGCGGCTACCTACTACCAGACACTGGCCATCAGCTCGGCCATCAAGCAGGGCGGCGACGAGGTGCGTCTGTCGCTGGAGAACCTCAAGCCGGACTGCTGGTCCCAGCAGGCCGTCCAGGAGGTGTTCACCGCGATGAAGAAGATCATCGATGCGGGCATGTTCAAGCCGGGTGGGTCGGGTACCCAGTTCACCGCGGCGCAGGCGCAGTGGAGCAACGACGAGGACGCGCTGCTCTACCCGTCCGGCTCCTGGATCGAGAACGAGATGAAGGACCAGACGAAGGAGGGCTTCGAGATGACCGGCTCGCCCGAGCCGACGGTCAGCTCCTCCAGCGCGATGCCGTTCACGGCGCTGCACAGCACCGCCGGCGAGCCGTACGTGGTCCCGACGCAGGGCAAGAACGTGGCCGGTGGCAAGGAGCTGCTGCGGGTGATGCTGTCGAAGGACGCGGCGACGAACTTCGCCAAGACCAAGCTCGCTCCGACCGTGGTCAAGGGCACCGTGCCGCCGGACGGCTTCGGTTCCACCGCACTGGTGTCGCAGACCGACATGCTGAGCGCCGCGGGGAACGACATCTTCAGCTGGCAGTTCGTCGAGTACTACGGCATGAACTCGGACCAGCTCGTGCTGTGGAACACCTTCCTCGACGGCAAGTCGTCGGTGGCGGACCTCACCAAGGGTCTGCAGCAGATCACCGACAAGGTCGCCAGTGACGACTCGGTCAAGAAGATCGAGATCAAGTGA